A section of the Pan paniscus chromosome 7, NHGRI_mPanPan1-v2.0_pri, whole genome shotgun sequence genome encodes:
- the PPDPFL gene encoding pancreatic progenitor cell differentiation and proliferation factor-like protein has translation MASVPSIGCLLARNQYYRKSSVSSVSSLTSSDSVNFIDDDKPQQGLPEVAESTWWFKSFFHSEPVLSNVRIKDLSATGSLSGRS, from the exons ATGGCATCCGTACCTTCCATTGGTTGCCTTCTAGCCAGAAATCAGTATTATCGAA AGTCCAGTGTTTCTTCAGTTAGTTCTTTAACTAGCTCTGATTCTGTTAACTTCATAGATGACGACAAACCACAGCAAG gGTTGCCTGAAGTGGCAGAATCCACTTGGTGGTTTAAATCGTTTTTCCATTCTGAACCTGTGCTTTCAAATGTGAGAATAAAAGATCTGTCTGCTACTGG GTCGCTGTCAGGAAGATCATAG